One genomic segment of Cyanobacteriota bacterium includes these proteins:
- a CDS encoding glycosyltransferase — VEQSMLAAGIVQGRVIPYGIDVELFQPTSDKRTLRSQLGLPLDARIIFSTGNYIRTSRWKDYPTMRSAMVEVAKQLPDQHLLFLVLGLEDIPSEQMGNLEIRFLPHQSDRGVVQHYQAADLYLHAAKADTFPLSVLEALACGMPVIATKTGGIPEQVDHGDTGFLVDPGDVQDMARWLTTLLLDAERLAAMGTSAVNAAHQRFALQRMIDDYLTWYQEILQGHGKLL; from the coding sequence TGTAGAGCAGTCTATGCTAGCGGCTGGTATTGTCCAAGGTCGGGTTATTCCCTATGGAATTGACGTGGAGTTGTTTCAGCCAACATCCGATAAGCGGACGCTGCGATCGCAACTAGGACTACCGCTAGACGCTAGGATTATCTTCTCTACGGGCAACTATATTCGCACAAGCCGCTGGAAAGATTACCCAACCATGCGATCGGCAATGGTGGAGGTTGCCAAGCAGCTTCCTGATCAGCACTTGTTGTTCCTCGTGTTAGGGCTAGAGGACATTCCATCAGAACAAATGGGCAACTTGGAGATAAGGTTTCTACCCCATCAGAGCGATCGTGGGGTTGTTCAACATTACCAAGCCGCAGACCTATATCTTCATGCCGCAAAGGCAGATACATTTCCGCTGTCTGTTTTAGAAGCATTAGCCTGCGGTATGCCTGTAATTGCTACAAAAACAGGGGGTATCCCAGAGCAAGTTGACCACGGTGACACAGGGTTTCTAGTAGATCCTGGAGATGTGCAGGATATGGCTAGATGGCTAACAACACTATTGCTTGATGCTGAGCGGCTAGCCGCTATGGGAACTAGCGCTGTCAACGCTGCTCACCAACGCTTTGCTCTTCAGCGCATGATTGATGACTACCTTACGTGGTATCAGGAAATCTTACAGGGGCATGGTAAACTCCTGTGA
- a CDS encoding GDP-mannose 4,6-dehydratase encodes MTWTGKQVLVTGAGGFIGSHLCEALVQAGAEVTAMIRYSSRSDWGNLELLPPDHKANLRVVAGNIEDSDFVARQVKGKAVVFHLAALIAIPYSYVAPLSYVRTNVEGTLNVLEAARNVGVEKVVHTSTSETYGTAIYAPIDEKHPLQGQSPYSASKIGADKIAESYYLSFNLPVATIRPFNTYGPRQSARAVIPTIISQALTQPQIKLGSLTPVRDLTFVKDTVRGFLKIAEAPASVGEVINIGSGKGVTIGELAQLILGLMNSDKPIVTDETRIRPEKSEVMKLICNAEKAAALVGWQPNYTLEQGLAEVIDFVTHHQALFKPNQYTL; translated from the coding sequence ATGACATGGACGGGTAAACAGGTGTTAGTGACGGGAGCGGGGGGCTTTATCGGCAGCCACCTCTGTGAGGCGCTAGTCCAAGCAGGAGCCGAGGTCACTGCCATGATTCGCTACAGTTCCCGCAGTGATTGGGGCAACTTAGAGCTACTGCCCCCTGACCACAAAGCCAATTTGCGAGTTGTTGCAGGCAATATTGAAGACAGTGATTTCGTGGCTCGCCAAGTCAAGGGTAAGGCGGTGGTGTTTCACCTAGCGGCACTGATTGCCATCCCCTACTCCTATGTGGCTCCCCTTAGCTATGTGCGGACAAATGTGGAGGGGACGCTGAATGTGTTGGAGGCGGCGCGGAATGTTGGGGTGGAGAAGGTGGTGCATACATCCACATCGGAAACCTACGGCACGGCTATTTATGCGCCGATCGACGAAAAGCATCCCCTCCAGGGGCAATCTCCCTATTCCGCCTCTAAGATTGGTGCGGACAAAATTGCCGAGAGTTACTATCTGTCCTTTAATCTGCCTGTGGCTACGATTCGTCCCTTCAATACCTACGGGCCGCGTCAGTCTGCCCGCGCTGTTATTCCCACCATTATCAGTCAGGCATTGACCCAACCCCAGATTAAGTTGGGATCTCTAACTCCAGTGCGAGATTTGACCTTTGTCAAAGATACTGTGCGAGGGTTCCTGAAGATTGCTGAGGCTCCGGCTAGTGTGGGCGAGGTGATTAACATCGGCTCTGGTAAAGGAGTAACGATCGGTGAGTTAGCCCAGCTTATTTTGGGTTTAATGAACTCAGATAAGCCGATCGTCACGGACGAAACTCGGATCCGTCCAGAGAAAAGTGAGGTGATGAAGTTGATCTGTAATGCCGAAAAAGCTGCTGCTCTGGTTGGTTGGCAACCCAACTATACTCTCGAACAGGGGCTGGCGGAGGTAATTGACTTTGTAACCCACCATCAGGCCTTGTTCAAACCCAATCAGTACACACTTTAA